The Trichoderma asperellum chromosome 6, complete sequence region CCATGGTGTACAGCCATATTGGTGCTGCCTGTGGCTTCCAGCCTCGAGACCAGAATGGCGAGCAGCAAGTCTATGCGATTGCCCAGTCCCAAGCAGATGCTGAGCGAGGTGTACCTGAGATGAGCTTAGCGGGCACTTCTGAGATTCCTCTCGCCGGCATGAAGGCCATGGCTACTATCGACGCCGTTGATTTGCCCATGAAGAGAGTCGCCGTATCAAGATGCTATCGTGCCGAAGCTGGAGCTCGTGGCGCCGAAACAAAGGGCCTCTATCGCGTGCACGAGTTTTCAAAGGTGGAAATGTTTGCGTGGACGAACCCCGATGAATTTGAAGCGCGAGAAGTCTTTGACGAGATACTAGACATCCAGACAGAGATTCTCTCCTCTCTAGGACTGTACTGTCGCGTCCTGTCCATGCCATCCACTGATCTTGGCGCCTCCGCCACCCGCAAGATCGATATGGAAGCTTGGTTCCCCAGTAGAGAGCACCACAGCGGCGGATGGGGCGAAGTCACGTCCGCGAGCCTTTGCACCGACTACCAGACGAGGCGATTAGCAACGCGCCTTAGGACAAGCAGCGGCAAACTAGCTTTTCCATGGACGGCGAACGGTACGGCATTGGCGGTTCCTAGAGTTTTGGCGGCGATGCTGGAGAATGGATGggacgaggaagaaaggaCAGTGGCAATCCCAGAATGTCTGTGGCCATGGATGGGACAGCAAAAGATTGTACCTAAAGGAGTCGTGTTTCCATAGCCTTCCAAAAAGAATGATATGTCTTGATCACAGCCCAAGTTCCGGACGACATGGCGAGGATGATaagatagagagaaagaatacTAAGATAGCAAATGATGTTAGTATAGGTGAAGCTATTCGTATCGAATAATAAGGTAATACTTACAGTTCTATTATGTAAAACATATTAAAGGCTTTTGAAAAAAAGTGTCGAAAAAAtatcgaaaaaaaaaaaactaaaattaaaattaaaattaaaataaaaataaa contains the following coding sequences:
- a CDS encoding uncharacterized protein (BUSCO:EOG092D2V2V), giving the protein MISSLCRLRCPQWRLQARIFSARSFSEAKRPSSAPKPIIDIKHIRQNPELYKNTCLERNYKRQASHPAKIGQLHAEWQQLQKDGRTLRERSNLLRKELANSATSSDDEDLKDVKNMSREKVQEEAKALKNELIVIEKKEADAVAQMEALALEIPNLTSADTPRGDEPEVLTYINEPPSFEQGPEKIWRSHVHIGAELGILDFAGAATASGWGWYYLLGEAAQLEQALIQYALAVVTKHGWTQVSPPTMVYSHIGAACGFQPRDQNGEQQVYAIAQSQADAERGVPEMSLAGTSEIPLAGMKAMATIDAVDLPMKRVAVSRCYRAEAGARGAETKGLYRVHEFSKVEMFAWTNPDEFEAREVFDEILDIQTEILSSLGLYCRVLSMPSTDLGASATRKIDMEAWFPSREHHSGGWGEVTSASLCTDYQTRRLATRLRTSSGKLAFPWTANGTALAVPRVLAAMLENGWDEEERTVAIPECLWPWMGQQKIVPKGVVFP